One segment of Pristis pectinata isolate sPriPec2 chromosome 3, sPriPec2.1.pri, whole genome shotgun sequence DNA contains the following:
- the LOC127568669 gene encoding uncharacterized protein LOC127568669 gives MAAEEPQALAKVNSVMMLGTAEEVKRDLELIMKPYANWEEFLTPGPVSIAILGELIFISAAEAFQVKLCTAGSPVRFLRHPGSFHACLMQVSDQGWKAFNKAHKNMDQIRLYTLAAPKHLASAVQVLAREPKVVKAMLPSRLNSLRKVAEQCQGLAASVEEEFATLIDLVQELLEVCASSRTEYHDRMEEVKRTLEESKVRKAAAEKEKKRLEAQFTETCVRMEEAHALYQKAVKTIPSGKNLVGVYVTQSLLDLTNSLATELVTMGITEPVSLALEVTDVATQHFKKKLQNKKAAGSQDPQAEADKGHVSWASICLKAMDMMMASALLQDLVSDSGTVDPGRLGTSSSDCKAMFQSSMEQVELEQECKAKSATLELCQGGISVCERLEEIGQCEKPTEAQLQSLATAIQEQNAKVQGYLSDMRKSSNTPAIAPQPPNLSSIAKVEKVQEGLSKMVLEQACFKVEQAKCQLDISRENYQKVSENKDKMTKDLDEVLLTMMRCQVKEIDYDTTLKLLVTGLGALSQVKEQWAKMSNFFQMMSNLIKVSLNDAVTQFASDSEGCELIPGYSQDSFVKDMIYTEAFQACSVASLCHLIAGTYVEVSEKHLRNQVTGLETNINLSPSDPMFNVKRTKLQEGYIVAKEAVKELVLKNKEEFETQIQQRIDHINSTLQEVVPLAVKQ, from the coding sequence ATGGCAGCGGAAGAGCCCCAGGCCTTGGCCAAGGTCAACAGCGTAATGATGCTGGGCACGGCGGAGGAAGTCAAGAGAGACCTGGAGCTGATCATGAAGCCCTACGCCAACTGGGAGGAGTTCCTGACGCCGGGGCCCGTCTCCATCGCCATCCTGGGCGAGCTGATCTTCATCTCCGCGGCCGAGGCCTTCCAGGTGAAGCTCTGCACGGCCGGCAGCCCGGTGCGCTTCCTGCGGCACCCGGGATCCTTCCATGCCTGCCTGATGCAGGTGAGCGACCAGGGCtggaaggccttcaacaaggcccACAAGAACATGGACCAGATCCGGCTGTACACCCTGGCCGCCCCCAAGCACCTGGCCAGCGCCGTGCAGGTGCTGGCTCGTGAGCCCAAGGTGGTCAAGGCCATGCTGCCCAGTCGGCTCAACAGCCTGAGGAAGGTGGCGGAGCAGTGCCAGGGGCTGGCAGCTTCCGTCGAGGAGGAGTTTGCCACACTCATCGACCTGGTGCAGGAGCTGCTGGAGGTGTGCGCCAGCTCCCGCACCGAGTACCACGACAGGATGGAGGAGGTCAAGCGGACGCTGGAGGAGTCCAAGGTGCGGAAGGCGGCGGCggagaaggagaagaagaggCTGGAGGCTCAGTTCACCGAAACCTGCGTCAGGATGGAGGAGGCGCACGCCCTGTACCAGAAGGCGGTGAAGACCATCCCCAGCGGGAAGAACCTAGTGGGGGTCTACGTGACACAGTCTCTGCTGGACCTGACCAACAGCCTGGCCACCGAGCTGGTGACGATGGGCATAACCGAGCCGGTCAGCCTGGCCCTGGAGGTCACTGATGTGGCCACGCAGCACTTCAAGAAGAAGCTCCAGAACAAGAAGGCGGCCGGCTCCCAAGACCCACAGGCCGAGGCGGACAAGGGCCACGTGAGCTGGGCCAGCATCTGCCTGAAGGCCATGGACATGATGATGGCCAGCGCGCTGCTCCAGGACCTGGTGTCGGATAGCGGGACCGTGGACCCAGGCCGGCTGGGCACCAGCTCCTCGGATTGTAAGGCCATGTTCCAGAGCAGCATGGAGCAGGTGGAGCTGGAGCAGGAGTGCAAAGCCAAGAGTGCCACCTTGGAGCTGTGCCAGGGCGGCATCAGCGTGTGCGAGCGGCTGGAGGAGATCGGTCAGTGCGAGAAGCCCACCGAGGCCCAGTTGCAAAGTCTGGCCACCGCCATCCAGGAGCAGAACGCCAAGGTGCAGGGGTACCTGTCAGACATGAGGAAGTCCAGTAACACCCCGGCCATCGCCCCACAGCCACCAAACCTGAGCAGCATCGCCAAGGTGGAGAAGGTACAGGAAGGGCTGTCAAAGATGGTCCTGGAGCAAGCCTGCTTCAAGGTGGAGCAAGCCAAGTGCCAGCTGGACATCAGCAGGGAGAACTACCAGAAGGTATCCGAGAACAAGGACAAGATGACCAAGGACCTCGACGAGGTCTTGCTGACCATGATGAGGTGTCAGGTGAAGGAGATAGACTACGACACGACCCTCAAGCTGCTGGTGACGGGTCTGGGAGCTCTGAGCCAGGTCAAGGAGCAGTGGGCCAAGATGAGCAACTTCTTCCAGATGATGTCCAACCTGATTAAGGTCTCCCTCAATGATGCCGTCACCCAGTTTGCCAGCGACAGTGAAGGCTGCGAGCTGATCCCTGGATATTCCCAGGACTCCTTCGTCAAAGATATGATCTACACCGAAGCTTTCCAGGCCTGCAGCGTCGCGAGCCTCTGCCACCTGATCGCCGGGACCTACGTCGAGGTTTCCGAGAAGCACCTGAGGAACCAAGTCACCGGTCTGGAGACCAACATCAACCTGAGCCCCTCGGACCCCATGTTTAACGTGAAGCGCACCAAGCTGCAGGAGGGTTACATCGTCGCCAAGGAGGCCGTCAAGGAGCTGGTCCTGAAGAACAAGGAAGAGTTTGAGACACAAATTCAGCAAAGGATCGACCACATCAACTCAACATTACAAGAGGTCGTGCCTTTGGCAGTAAAGCAATAG